The following are encoded together in the Geobacter sulfurreducens PCA genome:
- a CDS encoding HD domain-containing phosphohydrolase produces MTGTYTELIEGSERLSGLTDVDEVIKDLSRLLRKLVKTRWIAVYFFDRERRDFAPARSTGLPASFLPVFREMPLAPDKIPLLKSMLRKRQHLMLTDPGSSDLLTPKLRKLLRNLCVLAVPMVVRTQVIGAVFMARTRDNPPFSDAETAIIRDLVSHAALVVSHMQLFDESLDMALDLAGRIDVILTIDEINKAISSSLSRERIMETAMAQVERITGCEFVAILQAENGGLKVMSSHASGLEIPAALRPGAPLSLAGCTAWTAFRTGRSASIADLADTRKPGTVSRTLLAAGIRSLLAIPLMSRDQVKGVLLLGDTEPDKFARGETFTIEKIASQMAVALENARLYEDMRSLFFNTVSSLANAIDAKSPWTKGHSERVMHISTRIAKEMGLSEQEVEQIRLGGLLHDIGKIGVIEALLEKPALLSEDEFPPMRLHPEKGVAILAPIAQLKEVLPVILYHHERLDGSGYPEGLTGDHIPLGARIVAVADSFDAMVSERPYKHANTLTEALEELRAGAGSQFDPVVVECFARYVKRVMGKGGGNTPGVLWEAA; encoded by the coding sequence ATGACCGGCACCTACACCGAACTCATCGAGGGAAGCGAGCGATTGAGCGGGCTTACTGATGTGGACGAGGTAATCAAAGACCTCTCCCGTCTGCTGCGCAAGCTCGTCAAGACCCGATGGATCGCCGTTTATTTCTTCGACCGGGAACGGAGGGACTTCGCCCCGGCCCGCAGCACGGGACTCCCTGCCAGCTTCCTTCCCGTGTTTCGCGAGATGCCGCTGGCTCCGGACAAGATACCCCTCCTGAAAAGCATGCTCCGCAAGCGGCAGCACCTGATGCTCACTGATCCCGGCTCCTCGGACCTGCTCACCCCGAAGCTCCGGAAACTCCTCCGGAACCTCTGCGTCCTGGCGGTCCCCATGGTGGTCAGGACCCAGGTCATCGGTGCCGTGTTCATGGCCCGGACTCGCGACAATCCTCCCTTCTCCGACGCTGAAACCGCCATCATCCGCGACCTGGTCTCCCACGCGGCACTGGTGGTTTCCCACATGCAGCTCTTCGACGAGTCTCTGGACATGGCCCTGGACCTGGCGGGCCGTATCGACGTAATCCTCACCATCGACGAAATCAACAAGGCCATCTCCTCTTCTCTTTCTCGGGAAAGGATCATGGAAACGGCCATGGCGCAGGTGGAGCGGATTACCGGCTGCGAGTTCGTGGCAATCCTCCAGGCGGAAAACGGAGGGCTCAAGGTCATGTCGTCCCATGCCTCGGGGCTTGAGATCCCCGCGGCCCTCCGCCCCGGTGCGCCCCTGTCGCTTGCTGGCTGTACCGCCTGGACTGCCTTCCGCACCGGCCGCAGCGCGAGCATTGCCGACTTGGCCGATACCAGGAAGCCCGGCACCGTTTCCCGGACCCTTCTGGCCGCCGGCATCCGGTCGCTCCTGGCCATTCCCCTCATGTCGCGCGACCAGGTCAAGGGCGTGCTGCTGCTGGGCGACACGGAACCCGACAAGTTCGCCCGGGGCGAGACCTTTACTATTGAGAAGATCGCGTCACAGATGGCGGTGGCACTGGAAAACGCCCGGCTTTATGAAGACATGCGCAGCCTGTTCTTCAACACCGTGTCCAGCCTGGCCAATGCCATCGATGCCAAGAGTCCCTGGACCAAGGGACACTCGGAACGGGTCATGCACATTTCGACCCGCATCGCCAAGGAGATGGGGCTTTCGGAACAGGAAGTGGAACAGATCCGGCTCGGGGGGCTGCTGCACGATATCGGCAAGATCGGCGTCATCGAGGCGCTTCTGGAGAAGCCGGCGCTCCTTTCTGAGGACGAATTCCCTCCCATGAGGCTCCATCCGGAAAAGGGGGTTGCCATCCTGGCCCCCATCGCCCAGCTGAAGGAGGTGCTCCCCGTTATCCTCTACCACCATGAACGGCTGGACGGCTCGGGCTACCCCGAGGGGCTCACCGGTGATCACATCCCCCTGGGGGCACGCATCGTGGCGGTGGCCGACTCCTTCGACGCCATGGTGTCGGAGCGGCCCTACAAGCATGCCAACACCCTCACGGAGGCCCTGGAAGAGCTTCGTGCCGGCGCCGGCAGCCAGTTCGATCCGGTCGTGGTCGAATGCTTCGCCAGGTATGTCAAGCGGGTAATGGGCAAAGGGGGCGGCAACACGCCCGGTGTGCTCTGGGAAGCTGCCTGA
- a CDS encoding enoyl-ACP reductase FabI: MGLLEGKKAVVFGIANEKSIAWAIAQAFRREGADLAITYANETLAKRVIPLAESIGASLILPCDVRNDDDIAAVFARIERSWGRLDTLVHSVAFANKDELKGSFLNTTREGFSLAMDISAYSLIALAKGAHPLLKERQGSIITLSYYGGQKVFPSYNVMGVAKAALEMSVRYLAEAVGPDGIRVNAISAGPLKTLAAAGVGGFNQIAGHVAEKAPLRRNISQEEVAGAALYLASDLSSGVTGEVHFVDSGYNIIGL, from the coding sequence ATGGGTCTTTTGGAAGGCAAAAAGGCGGTCGTTTTCGGCATCGCCAACGAGAAAAGCATCGCGTGGGCCATTGCCCAGGCGTTCAGGCGGGAAGGCGCCGATCTGGCGATCACCTATGCCAACGAAACCCTGGCCAAGCGGGTGATCCCGCTTGCCGAAAGCATCGGGGCGAGCCTCATTCTCCCCTGCGACGTTCGCAACGACGACGACATTGCGGCAGTTTTCGCCCGGATTGAGCGTTCGTGGGGAAGGCTCGACACCCTGGTTCATTCGGTGGCCTTTGCCAACAAGGACGAACTGAAGGGGTCCTTTCTCAATACCACCCGGGAAGGCTTTTCCCTCGCCATGGACATCAGCGCTTACTCCCTCATCGCCCTGGCCAAGGGGGCCCATCCCCTCCTGAAGGAGCGGCAGGGGAGCATTATCACCCTTTCCTACTATGGCGGCCAGAAGGTTTTCCCGAGCTATAACGTCATGGGGGTCGCCAAGGCGGCACTGGAGATGAGCGTCAGGTATCTTGCCGAGGCCGTCGGCCCCGACGGCATTCGCGTCAATGCCATCTCTGCCGGTCCACTGAAGACCCTCGCCGCAGCAGGCGTGGGCGGCTTCAACCAGATCGCCGGCCACGTGGCCGAGAAAGCGCCTCTTCGCCGCAATATCAGCCAGGAGGAAGTGGCCGGCGCGGCTCTTTATCTGGCCAGCGATCTGTCGAGCGGGGTTACCGGGGAGGTGCACTTCGTCGACAGCGGGTATAATATCATAGGACTTTGA
- the hflX gene encoding GTPase HflX: MGLKPSQVAALERLYRRKVPPDELITPELAARMVDITRDIRRRVGILVNRHGSVEYVIIGDERGLFIPDLSEYPLGRRLLRGLRYIHTNLRGGSFTEDDLTDLALLRFDLMAVIQVHEDDRRLAIQTASLNPSDDSAHPYRVESAEPLAAHRMDFGAFISNLERSLEKAVATDSREVAAGTERAILISVTKHPREEAEDSMDELRELARTAGVAVLDIAIQRPRQFNPRYLMGEGKMREVVIRALQLGATLLIFDQELSPAQVRSISALTELKVIDRSQLILDIFARRATSLDGKVQVELAQLKYILPRLTGRGVQMSRLMGGIGGRGPGETKLEIDRRRIRDRIAKLERELEELSRGRQQRRQKRVRAGLPIVSIVGYTNAGKSTLLNALTKSDVFTENLLFATLDTSTRRLRFPREREVIITDTVGFIRSLPASLLGAFKATLEELQDADLLLHLVDCANPRIEEQIEQVGKILEELKLGDKPRLVVFNKGDLVPELKRKAPLAFMKIRQLARRHGAITISATDRSSLEPLLLEMERRFWPDEAGQDVPSDLS, from the coding sequence ATGGGGCTCAAGCCGAGCCAGGTGGCGGCCCTTGAACGGCTCTACCGGCGCAAGGTGCCGCCCGACGAACTGATCACCCCCGAACTGGCGGCCCGGATGGTGGATATCACCCGGGACATCCGCCGGCGGGTGGGGATTCTCGTCAACCGCCACGGCTCCGTCGAGTATGTCATTATCGGCGACGAGCGGGGCCTCTTCATCCCCGACCTGTCCGAGTATCCGCTGGGCCGGCGGCTCCTGAGAGGGCTTCGCTATATTCACACCAACCTGAGGGGCGGTTCCTTTACCGAGGACGACCTCACCGACCTGGCGCTCCTGCGCTTCGATCTGATGGCGGTCATCCAGGTCCACGAGGACGACCGCCGGCTCGCCATCCAGACCGCATCGCTCAATCCCTCCGACGACAGTGCCCATCCCTACCGCGTGGAGTCAGCCGAGCCGCTGGCCGCCCACCGGATGGATTTCGGCGCCTTTATTTCGAACCTCGAACGCTCTCTGGAAAAGGCCGTCGCCACCGACTCCCGGGAAGTCGCTGCCGGTACGGAACGGGCAATCCTCATCTCGGTCACGAAACATCCCCGGGAGGAGGCCGAGGATTCCATGGACGAGCTTCGGGAGTTGGCCCGCACCGCCGGCGTGGCAGTTCTCGATATCGCGATCCAGCGTCCCCGCCAGTTCAATCCCCGCTACCTGATGGGGGAGGGCAAGATGCGGGAAGTCGTGATCCGGGCGCTTCAGCTGGGAGCGACGCTTCTGATTTTCGACCAGGAGCTTTCCCCGGCCCAGGTTCGTTCCATCTCGGCCCTGACCGAACTCAAGGTTATCGACCGGAGCCAGCTGATCCTCGACATATTTGCCCGCCGGGCCACCAGTCTTGACGGCAAGGTCCAGGTGGAGCTTGCCCAGCTTAAGTACATCCTGCCGCGCCTCACTGGTCGCGGGGTGCAGATGTCGCGTCTGATGGGGGGGATCGGCGGCCGGGGGCCAGGCGAGACCAAGCTGGAGATTGACCGCCGCCGCATCAGGGACCGCATTGCCAAGCTGGAACGGGAGCTCGAGGAGCTTTCCCGGGGCCGCCAGCAGCGGCGTCAGAAGCGGGTTCGGGCCGGCCTTCCCATCGTCTCGATCGTGGGTTACACCAATGCGGGGAAGTCGACCCTGCTCAACGCCCTGACCAAGAGCGACGTCTTTACCGAAAATCTCCTCTTCGCCACCCTCGATACTTCAACCCGCCGGCTCCGCTTCCCCCGGGAGCGCGAGGTGATCATCACCGACACGGTGGGCTTCATCCGCTCCCTGCCCGCGTCCTTGCTGGGGGCATTCAAGGCTACCCTGGAAGAACTCCAGGACGCGGATCTCCTCCTTCACCTGGTGGACTGCGCCAATCCCCGCATCGAGGAGCAGATCGAGCAGGTGGGGAAGATCCTCGAAGAGCTTAAGCTTGGCGATAAACCGCGCCTGGTTGTGTTCAACAAGGGGGATCTGGTGCCTGAGCTGAAGCGGAAGGCCCCTCTGGCATTCATGAAGATCCGCCAGCTGGCTCGCCGTCACGGGGCCATCACCATCAGCGCGACAGACCGCTCGAGCCTTGAACCGCTCCTACTGGAGATGGAGCGGCGTTTCTGGCCCGACGAGGCAGGGCAGGATGTGCCGTCCGACCTCTCCTGA
- a CDS encoding lytic transglycosylase domain-containing protein, producing MNRSFFLLAIVLLFTPIAQASDLHLNPLRELTSLGSGSLQADLSGVVPRVGSARPKAASPAEGRRANPLEPSMGELIVVEDETSLEDDFELQLPGQDLPESDIPLALNGKVEYFISYFQTSGRKSFSRWLSRSERYIPMMREVLRKEGLPEDLVYLAMIESGFTPHAVSVASAVGPWQFISGTGKRYDLRIDQWIDERRDPLKSTVAAAMYLKELYSLFNQDWYLAAAGYNAGENKILRAIDKYNTRDFWEISKGSYLKRETKDYVPKLLAAAIIAKEPARYGFADVAYLPPIEFDLVAIPSRTDLDLVAKLCEVDVKAIKELNPELRRWCTPPDYPDYELKIPKGKRTSFEEAYAHLPADQRYVERIVYSRYRVKKKDTLQAIARRYGTTAETLAEVNKLKPTSKLRGRTLLVPVPVATEDAAERTVAKASPKKDESRAFNKYYTVKKGDTVASLSKKFNISQRILAAWNNLKGKMALHPGKRIIVAKYVEKKGSMVPVDGGENS from the coding sequence ATGAATCGATCTTTTTTCCTGCTGGCCATAGTCCTGCTGTTTACACCCATTGCCCAGGCATCCGATCTTCACTTGAACCCCCTGCGGGAGTTGACCTCCCTGGGGAGCGGTTCGCTGCAGGCCGATCTGTCGGGAGTTGTTCCCCGCGTGGGATCGGCGCGGCCAAAGGCTGCCTCCCCTGCCGAGGGGCGCCGGGCGAATCCGCTGGAGCCGTCCATGGGAGAGCTCATCGTCGTGGAGGACGAGACATCCCTTGAGGATGATTTCGAACTGCAGCTCCCCGGCCAGGACCTCCCCGAATCGGACATCCCGCTTGCCCTCAACGGCAAGGTAGAGTACTTCATCTCCTATTTCCAGACCTCCGGCCGCAAGTCCTTTTCCCGCTGGCTTTCCCGCTCCGAACGATACATTCCCATGATGCGCGAGGTTCTCAGGAAGGAAGGACTTCCCGAGGATCTGGTCTACCTGGCCATGATCGAGAGCGGCTTTACGCCCCATGCGGTTTCCGTGGCGAGCGCCGTGGGCCCCTGGCAGTTCATCTCGGGCACGGGAAAACGTTACGACCTGAGGATCGACCAATGGATCGACGAACGGCGCGATCCGCTCAAGTCGACCGTTGCCGCCGCCATGTACCTGAAGGAGCTTTACTCCCTCTTCAATCAGGATTGGTATCTGGCTGCGGCAGGCTATAACGCCGGCGAGAACAAGATCCTGCGCGCCATCGACAAATACAACACGCGGGACTTCTGGGAAATATCCAAGGGCTCGTATTTGAAGAGGGAGACCAAGGATTACGTGCCGAAGCTCCTGGCCGCCGCCATCATCGCAAAGGAGCCGGCCCGCTACGGCTTCGCCGATGTGGCGTATCTTCCCCCCATCGAGTTCGACTTAGTTGCCATTCCTTCGCGCACCGATCTGGACCTGGTGGCCAAACTCTGCGAGGTGGATGTCAAGGCCATCAAGGAATTGAACCCGGAACTGCGCCGCTGGTGCACACCTCCCGACTACCCCGACTACGAGCTCAAAATCCCCAAGGGAAAGCGCACGTCCTTCGAGGAGGCATACGCCCATCTCCCCGCGGACCAGCGCTACGTCGAGCGGATTGTCTACAGCCGCTACCGGGTTAAGAAAAAGGATACCCTGCAGGCGATCGCGCGACGCTACGGCACCACTGCCGAGACCCTGGCCGAGGTTAACAAACTGAAGCCGACCTCGAAGCTCCGGGGCCGCACCCTGCTGGTGCCGGTGCCGGTCGCGACGGAGGATGCCGCGGAAAGGACCGTCGCCAAGGCGTCGCCGAAGAAGGACGAGTCCCGCGCATTCAACAAGTACTACACGGTCAAGAAAGGCGACACCGTCGCCTCGCTGTCCAAGAAATTCAACATTTCCCAACGGATTCTGGCAGCATGGAATAATTTGAAGGGCAAAATGGCCCTTCACCCCGGCAAGCGGATCATCGTCGCCAAGTATGTGGAGAAAAAAGGGTCGATGGTGCCGGTCGACGGCGGGGAGAACAGCTAG
- a CDS encoding tetratricopeptide repeat protein encodes MYNFLISGAIALVAIVVIILAAGTSSWWWAILVGLTLFGGSFLLISRVVMKKVLALMESASRDIQAQRVEKAIRDLKEGLRYSRWQIYVEGQINAQIGIIYYLKRDFSGAFPYLEKAFNKNWVAMAMLAITYMKRNKRDKMKETFEKAVQWSPKESLLWSVYAYCWTECEDIGQAREVLERGLKKIPGDDKLTANLEALKEGKKMKMKNYGEMWLQFHLERQSVVMKQQAAAMGMKRRFVRK; translated from the coding sequence ATGTACAACTTCCTGATTTCCGGCGCGATCGCCCTTGTCGCCATTGTCGTCATCATCCTCGCCGCCGGCACCTCGTCCTGGTGGTGGGCCATTCTTGTTGGGCTGACGCTGTTCGGCGGCTCTTTCCTCCTCATCTCCCGCGTGGTCATGAAAAAGGTTCTTGCCCTCATGGAGAGCGCATCCCGGGATATCCAGGCCCAGCGGGTGGAAAAGGCGATCCGCGACCTGAAAGAGGGACTCCGCTACTCTCGCTGGCAGATTTACGTGGAGGGGCAGATCAACGCCCAGATCGGCATCATCTACTACCTGAAACGGGATTTCTCCGGCGCGTTTCCCTATCTTGAGAAGGCCTTCAACAAGAACTGGGTTGCCATGGCCATGCTCGCCATCACCTACATGAAGCGGAACAAGCGGGACAAGATGAAGGAGACCTTCGAGAAGGCGGTCCAGTGGAGCCCCAAGGAGTCGCTGCTCTGGAGCGTGTATGCCTACTGCTGGACCGAGTGCGAGGATATTGGGCAGGCTCGTGAGGTCCTGGAGCGTGGACTCAAGAAGATCCCGGGCGACGACAAGCTAACCGCCAACCTTGAGGCACTCAAGGAAGGGAAGAAGATGAAGATGAAGAACTACGGCGAGATGTGGCTCCAGTTTCACCTGGAGCGCCAGAGCGTCGTCATGAAGCAGCAGGCGGCCGCCATGGGGATGAAGCGGCGGTTCGTCCGGAAGTAG
- a CDS encoding DUF401 family protein has translation MNDLLRTLAVLVVVVILLRRKMHLGLVMLIGAAILALLYLTPPLDFLAGAWVALVSPSSLEMTATLIFTMIMENILRSTGTLKRMVESLSEVFPDARFVMASMPAMIGMLPSPGGAVFSAPMVSEAASRLSIPADQKAFVNYWYRHIWEYVSPLYPGIILVAGLAHIPYQKIVLANLPYALSVVLWGGVFAFSGVGPTPASSSTSVGRGKALRVFLITISPIMAALVLVVVFRVNPVPAMGGVTVLMYLAHRYSPAAIVRSLRESISLKAMTLVFGIMIFQETLRLTGALDGISRFFAESGLPTVLIITVIPFLAGTMTGLTVAFVGITFPILMPLMGGDVPSLGLLSLAFGSGFAGVMISPVHLCLVLTREYFGADMTKVYHRLWIPQALVLAAAVVPVYIFQ, from the coding sequence ATGAATGATCTCCTCAGAACACTCGCCGTCCTCGTCGTGGTGGTCATCCTGCTGCGGCGCAAGATGCACCTGGGACTCGTGATGCTCATTGGAGCGGCGATCCTGGCGCTTCTCTACCTGACGCCGCCGCTCGATTTTCTCGCCGGGGCCTGGGTGGCGCTGGTTTCTCCCAGTTCGCTGGAGATGACGGCTACCCTCATCTTCACCATGATCATGGAGAATATTCTCCGCTCCACCGGTACCCTGAAGCGGATGGTGGAAAGCCTGTCCGAGGTTTTCCCCGACGCCCGGTTCGTCATGGCATCCATGCCGGCCATGATCGGGATGCTGCCCTCTCCGGGCGGAGCGGTCTTTTCGGCGCCAATGGTGAGCGAGGCCGCGTCCCGCCTATCGATTCCCGCTGACCAGAAGGCGTTCGTCAACTACTGGTATCGCCATATCTGGGAATACGTCTCCCCCCTCTATCCCGGCATTATTCTCGTGGCCGGACTGGCGCATATCCCCTACCAGAAGATTGTCCTGGCCAACCTTCCCTATGCCCTGTCGGTGGTGCTCTGGGGGGGGGTGTTCGCCTTTTCGGGGGTTGGTCCCACTCCGGCCAGCAGCAGCACGTCCGTGGGGCGTGGGAAGGCGCTGCGCGTGTTCCTCATTACCATATCGCCCATAATGGCCGCCCTTGTCCTGGTGGTTGTCTTCCGGGTTAATCCAGTCCCGGCCATGGGTGGTGTGACCGTGCTCATGTACCTGGCCCACCGGTATTCGCCGGCCGCCATCGTCCGGTCCCTCAGGGAGAGCATATCGCTCAAGGCCATGACCCTCGTCTTCGGGATCATGATCTTTCAGGAGACCCTGCGGCTGACCGGGGCGCTGGACGGCATCTCGCGCTTTTTCGCCGAGAGCGGCCTGCCCACAGTGCTCATCATTACGGTCATTCCATTCCTTGCGGGGACTATGACCGGCCTCACCGTGGCCTTCGTGGGGATCACCTTTCCGATCCTCATGCCGCTGATGGGGGGCGACGTCCCGTCTTTAGGTCTGCTTTCGCTTGCGTTTGGAAGTGGATTTGCCGGGGTCATGATCTCGCCGGTCCATCTATGCCTCGTCCTTACGCGCGAGTATTTCGGGGCGGATATGACCAAAGTCTATCACCGGTTGTGGATTCCCCAGGCCCTTGTGCTTGCGGCAGCCGTGGTGCCGGTGTATATTTTTCAATGA
- a CDS encoding OmpA/MotB family protein: MLKRLVILAVLSLSSLMLSGCLVGEGKYLKKVEEADNLSKELTTLQEKYSALSSENEGLKGALAKLKDEAAGLAQDKEKLTADNRELQQVLQAKSDSLSQNIVELRQKVSQLEAENARLKADIASTQKAKEEQVREVSKTYEDLLDKMKGEIAQGQVTISELKGKLTVNMVDAILFDSGKAEVKPAGMDLLQKVVEILKDVKDKAIRIEGHTDNVQIVGNLAKRFPTNWELSSARAINVTRFLQSRGIDPAVLSAVAYGEYHPVAPNDTDEGKAKNRRIEIILVPKDAP, encoded by the coding sequence ATGCTGAAACGATTGGTGATCCTGGCGGTACTGTCTCTCTCGTCCTTAATGCTGTCCGGGTGCCTTGTCGGCGAAGGAAAGTATCTGAAAAAAGTAGAGGAAGCCGATAACCTGTCGAAGGAACTGACGACGCTTCAGGAGAAATATTCAGCCCTGTCCTCGGAGAACGAAGGGCTCAAGGGGGCGCTTGCCAAGCTCAAGGACGAGGCCGCCGGTCTTGCCCAGGACAAGGAGAAGCTCACCGCTGACAACCGGGAGCTCCAGCAGGTGCTCCAGGCGAAATCTGACTCACTTTCCCAGAATATTGTGGAGTTGCGCCAGAAGGTGAGCCAGCTGGAAGCCGAAAATGCCCGCCTCAAGGCCGACATCGCCTCGACCCAGAAAGCCAAGGAGGAGCAGGTCCGGGAAGTGAGCAAGACCTACGAGGATCTGCTCGACAAGATGAAGGGCGAGATTGCCCAGGGACAGGTGACCATCTCCGAGCTCAAAGGAAAGCTGACAGTGAACATGGTGGATGCAATTCTCTTTGACTCGGGCAAAGCCGAGGTGAAACCGGCGGGTATGGACCTTCTCCAGAAGGTGGTCGAGATCCTGAAGGATGTAAAGGACAAGGCCATCAGGATCGAAGGACATACGGACAACGTTCAGATCGTCGGCAACCTTGCCAAGCGCTTCCCCACCAACTGGGAGCTTTCCTCAGCCCGCGCCATCAACGTGACCCGTTTCCTCCAGAGCCGTGGAATTGATCCCGCCGTGCTGTCTGCCGTGGCCTACGGAGAGTATCACCCCGTCGCTCCCAACGATACCGATGAAGGCAAGGCCAAAAACCGGCGCATCGAGATCATCCTGGTGCCGAAGGATGCCCCCTGA